AATTACACCTTCTGATTTTGCGTTGATATCGATTATGGCATCGCGGTCTGTAATGTGCACCACTTCACCAGTAACCACCTCATCATCTAAAGTGTCTACAAAGTTCTCTGCAACTAATTTTTCAAATTCTTGTAATTGTTTGTCGTCAACTTCATCAATACCTTCTTGGTAGTTGTGCCAGTTAAACTCTTTTAAGAATTTTTCAGGGTTTTTTTGAGCCTCGGATACCACTGGAGCCTCTGCAGTTTTTGCTTCAGTTGCTTCAACCTCAGCTTGTTTTTCGTTTTCAGCCATTTATGCTAATTACTTCAATGTTTTTACAAATTTCTGCCTGTTGCAGAATCGTAATCACATTAGGATTTGTATTCTGTATGTCTCGGAAGATTTAAGCGTCAACACACAGAAGTGTTATAAATTGATTTTTAAACTGTTCCTTTTATCATTCCGATTCCGCTAAAAGGAGTGCAAAATTACACAATTTTATTCTAAATACCTAAAAATGAGAAAATAAATAAACTGTAACTTTTTTACCAATTTGGTGTCTTATTAACAGAAGAAATCTTAAAGTTAAAATCATACTTTTAACACAAGAAATTTATATATTGTTAACTTAATAATATAATTCATCATTATGGCAGTAAAAGAAAAATATCAACCCGTTTTGGATTTGGGCGAAAAACTTAACGTTACCGATGGCAAGGTTGAAGTCGATAACGGAAAATTAAAAGTATGGGGCACTACAAAATACCAATACCAAAAAAACCTGCTTTGGGATAAAATCAAGGAAATTGGAGGCGAAAGCCCCAGCGATATTATGGCCGATATTAAAGTGGCCGATACTTCGGTTTATGCACGTCACACGGTACAAAGCGGAGAAACATTGGGAAAAATTGCTAAGCAGTACTATGGCAATGCCGCAAAATATCAGGATATTTTTAAAGCTAATTCTGATATTTTAAAAAATCCTGATTTAATTTACCCAGACCAAGAGTTGATTATTCCGAATTTATAATAACGAATTTAAACGCTATAATAAAAGCGAGACTCGTTTGGGTTTCGCTTTTTTTGTGGCTGATCGATGGCCGCCAATCAGAACCTTTCTTATTTAGTTCAAGACAAGCTACTAGCCTAAAGTTCGCAACGAGCGGAGATTGTAATGTTCAAAACAGGCTAAAGTGAAGCTTTATTTTAAAAAATATTAGATTTGCTATTACAAGGGTGTTTAACTTTAGAAAGCCTCTTCTTTCTGTAAAAGATAAAAATGATATTAAATTCATGAAGAAAATATTAGCGTGTGTATTATTAAGTATTATCATCTCTTGCTCAAACAAAGATGAAGATACTCAAGAAATAAAATTTGAAAATGGGTTTTTTATCATAAACTCAGGAAATTATTCTTCAGGAGAAAGCGCTAGTATATACTTTCAACATTACGAAAATGAACAAATAGAAAAATTCTACTTTACCGATGTTTTTTCGTTGGTGAATGATGAAAAAATCCCAGGGTTTTTGTTAGATATGTCTATTAGTAATAACAAAGCCTGCATTTTGTCTCGAGATGAATATGACCGACTCATCATTACGGATAAATTAACGATGCAAAAAGAAAAGGAAATAATTTTAAATTCCTCTAATGCTATTGCTGCTTTTTTAACATCGGAAAATGTATATGTCGTGACTGAAGATTTTTATTTGTTCACCATAAATATCAACAGTGAAGAAATTACCGCTTCCAAAAAATTAGATGCTTTAACGGGTATTATTTCAGATATCAAGATGTTTAACGATAAAATATATTTTTCTACTAATAATGCATTTGGTAAGGTTCACGTAATAGATTTAAAAAACAACCTATCCCTTATTTCTTATAATATAGGTCCATTGGTTAATTCGATAATTCCATTAGAAGACGGTATATACTTATCTGCCATAAAAAGTGAATTTACTTATGATAAAAATGAGCTAATTAACCCTGCAATTACTCATGGCATCATAAAAATTAATACTACTAATGGGAATGTGGATCAAATTGTATCAACAGGATTTTCATATCCATACAACCTCACTTACGATAATGGTTTGTTCCTTTTTATGCAATCACATGACAGATTCCACCCATCTGATACTGAATCAAGAATTTTAAATAAAACAACTTGGGAATTGTCTGACCCCTTAAAAAATTTAAAACCAACTTATAACCCCGAGGAATTTTTACAATTAAGGAATTCTTTAATATACTATCTAACAAAAGATAGCTTTCACCTTTTTGATTTAAAAACTGATTTACTTAGGGCAACCGTAACAGGTTCCAATGCTAAAAAAATAGTTTTCCTGGATTAAATTTTAGAAGTGGTGATTAATAGTTTAGCCAACTTTCGTCTAAACAATGACCAAAAGAGTAAAAAATTTTGTCATTTACATATTTATATATTCCTGAATAGTGGTCATCATGAACCTCTATCTTTCGCTTTTCATTGGTATCAACATGCCACAATGTGATGAAAGAGGCATCACTATAATTGTCAAAAAACTGATGATATTCACCGTAAATATACTCATTCTTCAGTTCGTTATAATCGATATATTCAGCATTTACTAATTCATTTATAATTTCCTTTGTTTTTGTTTCAAAATTAAATCTATAAGGTGAATGATTTGATGAAAGTATTATGCTTGTTTTATTCACTGGG
This genomic stretch from Flavobacteriaceae bacterium GSB9 harbors:
- a CDS encoding LysM peptidoglycan-binding domain-containing protein; the protein is MAVKEKYQPVLDLGEKLNVTDGKVEVDNGKLKVWGTTKYQYQKNLLWDKIKEIGGESPSDIMADIKVADTSVYARHTVQSGETLGKIAKQYYGNAAKYQDIFKANSDILKNPDLIYPDQELIIPNL